The Roseimicrobium gellanilyticum genome contains a region encoding:
- a CDS encoding BlaI/MecI/CopY family transcriptional regulator: MSLPAISESEWAVMEALWESAPQTASELTKALRPKMNWAENTVRTLLTRLMEKGALHTNENSAGTRTYLPAVKREACVRAEGESFMQRVFGGAAKPLLVHFAQNSKLTAEEVRELKKILDQSLKS; encoded by the coding sequence ATGTCCCTGCCTGCTATTTCCGAATCCGAATGGGCCGTCATGGAGGCCCTGTGGGAGTCCGCTCCGCAGACCGCCTCCGAGCTGACCAAGGCTCTGCGCCCGAAGATGAACTGGGCGGAGAATACGGTGCGCACCCTGCTGACACGCCTCATGGAAAAAGGGGCGCTCCATACCAACGAGAATAGTGCCGGAACCCGCACCTACCTGCCGGCGGTGAAACGCGAGGCCTGTGTGCGGGCGGAGGGGGAGTCCTTCATGCAGCGTGTCTTTGGTGGGGCTGCGAAGCCGTTGCTCGTCCACTTCGCCCAGAACAGCAAGCTCACTGCCGAAGAAGTGCGCGAGCTGAAGAAGATTCTCGATCAATCGCTCAAGTCCTGA
- a CDS encoding RNA recognition motif domain-containing protein encodes MNTKIYIGNLSFDTSETDLRATCEQHGLVTDIHFPMDRSTGRPRGFAFVTMESAEGMKKAISAMNGKPLNGRLLNVNEAMPREERPAFSGGAGGRRQSRY; translated from the coding sequence ATGAACACCAAAATATACATCGGGAATCTTTCCTTCGACACTTCGGAGACGGATCTTCGGGCCACTTGCGAACAACACGGTTTGGTTACCGATATTCATTTCCCAATGGATCGCAGTACAGGCCGCCCTCGTGGCTTTGCCTTTGTAACGATGGAAAGCGCTGAAGGCATGAAGAAGGCTATCTCCGCGATGAACGGCAAACCGCTGAACGGCCGCCTGCTGAATGTCAATGAGGCGATGCCTCGTGAAGAACGCCCCGCATTTTCTGGCGGAGCAGGTGGCAGAAGGCAAAGCCGCTACTAA
- the mdoH gene encoding glucans biosynthesis glucosyltransferase MdoH has protein sequence MSAPVASPSGSPSPTTALGSRTAQLQSHAGMPSPATSRLRRATFFSFVFVGTVVGIWLMYQMLNSGGMAWYEWGLLVVFIPLYYQLNIGFWTALIGIWMMNRPKPDPLDLFRTITNDDMEAPLGATTAIIVPVYNEDVTRVFEGIRSVYNSLAKTGKLEHYDFFILSDSDDSNKWIEEEAGWLELCRQLNAFGKIFYRKRRTPINRKSGNVSDFCRRWGKRYRYMIVFDADSVMSGPLLVNLVRIMEKNPGIGILQTFPKQIGADTLLGRIMQFAQAFYGPAFISGLSYWQCGEANFWGHNAIIRLAPFIEYCALPPLPEKVPFGGHIMSHDFVEAALMRKAGYAVRLLATDHGSYEEGPPTLIDTLKRDRRWCLGNMQHFWLLFARGWHPISRLNFYHGIMSYVSSPVWLLFLVLGTIMGASNEISPMDMARATFAGQLLLLLTLAFIFMPKIIIMLDELVTGRLFKPIRLRLMAALSSFLDTFIFTLMAPIMMYFHSQFVVKTILGQGVSWVAQRRKLGGGIDWREPILTFGSVTLVGIAWGVAAFFISTQFLLWISPVLLGLILAIPFAITTSSTKTLQRLGLFVTPEELHPPPVLQSLNEHLDEVHARPPLQPELEQRFGLVQVCLDPYVNGLHVSLLRRRRQVEHSREYFRHLSHKLISQGPNSLSKRELTAVLYDPDTVIHLHYELWSSSEETLSPFWKLAIRQYNLVAPNPFTHLLAQKGVTS, from the coding sequence ATGAGCGCCCCCGTAGCCAGCCCCTCCGGGTCACCCTCACCGACGACCGCCCTCGGCTCGCGCACCGCGCAGCTCCAGTCGCATGCGGGCATGCCATCCCCGGCGACTTCCCGGTTGAGGAGGGCCACCTTCTTCTCCTTCGTCTTCGTGGGTACGGTCGTGGGCATCTGGCTCATGTACCAGATGCTGAACAGCGGCGGCATGGCCTGGTATGAATGGGGCCTGCTGGTGGTCTTCATCCCCCTGTACTACCAGCTCAACATCGGCTTCTGGACGGCGCTCATCGGCATCTGGATGATGAACCGGCCCAAGCCGGATCCGCTCGACCTGTTCCGCACCATCACGAACGATGACATGGAAGCGCCCCTCGGCGCGACGACCGCGATCATCGTGCCGGTGTACAACGAGGACGTGACCCGCGTGTTCGAGGGCATCCGCTCGGTGTACAACTCCCTCGCGAAGACGGGCAAGCTGGAGCACTACGACTTTTTCATCCTGAGTGACTCGGATGACTCGAACAAGTGGATTGAAGAGGAGGCAGGGTGGCTGGAACTCTGCCGCCAGCTCAATGCCTTCGGGAAGATCTTCTACCGCAAGCGTCGTACCCCCATCAATCGCAAGAGCGGAAACGTCTCCGACTTCTGCCGCCGCTGGGGCAAGCGCTACCGCTACATGATTGTGTTCGATGCGGACAGCGTGATGAGCGGTCCGCTGCTGGTGAACCTGGTGCGCATCATGGAGAAGAATCCGGGCATCGGCATTCTCCAGACTTTCCCGAAGCAGATTGGCGCGGACACCTTGCTGGGCCGCATCATGCAGTTCGCGCAGGCATTCTACGGTCCGGCTTTCATTTCCGGCTTGAGCTACTGGCAGTGTGGTGAGGCGAACTTCTGGGGGCACAATGCCATCATCCGTCTTGCGCCCTTCATTGAGTACTGCGCTCTGCCCCCGCTTCCGGAGAAGGTGCCCTTTGGCGGCCACATCATGAGCCACGACTTCGTGGAAGCGGCGCTCATGCGCAAAGCGGGCTACGCGGTGCGCCTTCTTGCCACGGACCATGGCAGCTATGAGGAGGGCCCACCCACGCTCATCGATACGCTGAAGCGCGATCGCCGCTGGTGCCTGGGGAACATGCAGCACTTCTGGCTGCTCTTCGCGCGTGGCTGGCATCCCATCAGCCGGTTGAATTTCTACCACGGCATCATGAGCTACGTGAGCTCGCCGGTGTGGCTGCTGTTCCTCGTGCTGGGCACCATCATGGGAGCCAGCAATGAGATCTCCCCCATGGACATGGCGCGGGCGACCTTTGCGGGGCAACTGCTCCTGCTGCTGACGCTGGCCTTCATCTTCATGCCGAAGATCATCATCATGCTCGATGAGCTGGTCACCGGTCGCCTTTTCAAGCCCATCCGTCTGCGCCTGATGGCAGCGCTGAGCAGCTTCCTGGACACCTTCATCTTCACGTTGATGGCACCCATCATGATGTACTTCCACTCGCAGTTCGTGGTGAAGACCATCTTGGGTCAGGGTGTGTCGTGGGTGGCGCAGCGGCGCAAACTCGGCGGTGGCATTGACTGGCGAGAACCCATCCTCACCTTCGGCTCGGTCACGCTGGTGGGCATCGCTTGGGGTGTCGCGGCGTTCTTCATCTCGACGCAATTCCTTCTCTGGATCAGCCCGGTGCTGCTGGGGCTCATCCTCGCCATCCCGTTTGCGATCACCACCTCCAGCACGAAGACCCTGCAACGTCTGGGGCTTTTCGTCACGCCAGAGGAACTGCATCCGCCACCCGTGCTGCAGTCGCTGAATGAGCACCTGGATGAAGTGCACGCGCGACCTCCGCTGCAGCCGGAACTGGAGCAGCGCTTCGGTCTCGTGCAAGTATGCCTGGACCCGTATGTAAACGGCCTGCATGTGAGCCTGCTGCGCCGGCGTCGTCAGGTGGAGCACTCTCGCGAGTACTTCCGTCACCTGAGCCACAAGCTCATCAGCCAGGGTCCCAACAGTCTCAGCAAACGCGAACTCACCGCAGTGCTGTATGACCCGGATACGGTCATCCATCTGCACTATGAGCTGTGGTCTTCCTCGGAAGAGACACTCTCGCCCTTCTGGAAGCTCGCGATCCGCCAGTACAACTTGGTGGCGCCAAACCCCTTCACGCATCTGCTCGCGCAGAAAGGTGTGACGAGTTAG
- a CDS encoding LL-diaminopimelate aminotransferase: protein MALINENYLKLKAGYLFPEIARRVKAFTEANPDAAKRLIRCGIGDVTEALPEAVRYAMHEAVDEMGKRESFHGYGPEQGYDFLRQAIAKNDFQARGLNIEADEIFVSDGSKCDTGNILDIFGSGNKIAITDPVYPVYVDTNVMNGNTGDADENGAYGGLVYLKCTPENNFVADIPKEKVDLVYLCYPNNPTGAVATRAQLEAWVKYCLANDTTLLYDAAYEAFIRDPELPRSIYEIEGARECAIEFRSFSKNGGFTGVRCAFVVIPKTLMGRKKDGSKHPLHPLWSRRHSTKFNGASYIVQRGAEALYTDEGKAQVKELIEHYMGNAALLVEACKKAGLPVYGGVNAPYVWVGCPSGLSSWQMFDKMLNEANVVITPGSGFGSAGEGWFRISAFNSRANVEEVCRRIAALK, encoded by the coding sequence ATGGCACTCATCAACGAAAACTACCTCAAGCTCAAAGCCGGCTATCTCTTCCCAGAAATCGCCCGGCGCGTGAAGGCCTTCACCGAAGCCAATCCGGATGCAGCGAAGCGCCTGATTCGCTGCGGCATCGGCGACGTGACGGAGGCCCTCCCCGAGGCGGTGCGCTACGCCATGCACGAAGCGGTGGATGAGATGGGCAAGCGCGAGAGCTTCCATGGCTACGGCCCGGAGCAGGGTTACGATTTCCTGCGCCAGGCGATCGCCAAGAACGACTTCCAGGCCCGCGGCCTGAACATCGAGGCGGACGAAATCTTCGTGTCCGACGGCAGCAAGTGCGACACGGGCAACATCCTCGACATCTTCGGCAGCGGGAACAAGATCGCCATCACCGACCCGGTGTACCCCGTGTACGTGGACACCAACGTGATGAACGGCAACACCGGCGACGCGGATGAGAACGGCGCCTACGGCGGTCTCGTTTACCTGAAGTGCACCCCGGAGAACAACTTCGTGGCGGACATCCCGAAGGAGAAGGTGGACCTCGTCTACCTCTGTTACCCGAACAATCCCACAGGCGCTGTGGCCACGCGCGCGCAGCTCGAAGCCTGGGTGAAGTACTGCCTGGCGAATGACACCACGCTGCTCTACGACGCCGCGTACGAGGCCTTCATCCGCGACCCCGAGCTGCCCCGCAGCATCTATGAAATCGAAGGCGCGCGCGAGTGTGCCATCGAGTTCCGCAGCTTCTCCAAGAACGGTGGATTTACCGGCGTGCGTTGCGCCTTCGTGGTGATTCCGAAGACCCTCATGGGCCGCAAGAAGGACGGCAGCAAGCACCCGCTGCATCCCCTCTGGAGCCGCCGCCACAGCACCAAGTTCAACGGCGCGAGCTACATCGTGCAGCGTGGTGCTGAAGCCCTCTACACGGACGAAGGCAAGGCCCAAGTGAAGGAACTCATCGAGCACTACATGGGCAATGCCGCCCTACTCGTGGAAGCCTGCAAGAAGGCTGGTCTCCCCGTCTACGGTGGCGTGAACGCCCCCTACGTGTGGGTCGGCTGCCCGAGCGGTCTCTCGAGCTGGCAGATGTTCGACAAGATGCTGAACGAAGCCAACGTGGTCATCACCCCCGGCAGTGGCTTCGGCAGCGCCGGTGAAGGCTGGTTCCGCATCAGCGCCTTCAACAGCCGCGCCAATGTGGAGGAAGTCTGCCGCCGCATCGCCGCGCTGAAGTAA
- the bla gene encoding subclass B3 metallo-beta-lactamase, which yields MLALCLSTTITSTANAQNTAEWSEPFPPHKVAGNLYYVGSKGLATYLVTTPEGHVLINSNLEDSLPLIQKNVEQLGFKFSDVKILLISHAHWDHCAGSASIIKATGAKYMVMEQDVAVVESGNAPKKSRLKPAYLGFPTAKVDRVLKDGDEVKLGGATLVAHLTPGHTPGCTTWTLQVEENGKKLDAVIIGSPNVNPGYVLVNNKDYPGIATDYEKTFRVLKSLPVDLFLGAHGSYYDMEAKVKNLEGAATNPFIDKEGYKRYVEDREQAFLKEWEKQKAAKK from the coding sequence ATGCTCGCCCTGTGTTTGAGCACCACGATCACCAGCACCGCAAACGCGCAGAACACGGCGGAATGGTCCGAACCCTTCCCTCCGCACAAGGTCGCGGGCAATCTCTACTACGTGGGCTCGAAGGGACTTGCCACCTACCTCGTCACCACGCCGGAGGGACACGTCCTTATCAACAGCAACCTTGAGGACTCCCTGCCGCTGATTCAAAAGAACGTGGAGCAGCTGGGCTTCAAGTTCAGCGACGTGAAGATCCTGCTCATCAGCCACGCGCACTGGGACCACTGCGCGGGCAGCGCGAGCATCATCAAGGCCACGGGAGCGAAGTACATGGTGATGGAGCAGGACGTGGCTGTGGTGGAATCCGGCAACGCTCCAAAAAAATCCCGTCTGAAGCCCGCCTACCTGGGCTTTCCCACGGCCAAGGTAGACCGTGTGCTGAAGGATGGTGATGAAGTGAAGCTGGGCGGGGCGACGCTGGTAGCACACCTAACTCCGGGCCACACCCCCGGCTGCACCACTTGGACCCTGCAGGTGGAGGAGAATGGCAAGAAGCTGGACGCGGTGATCATCGGCAGCCCGAATGTGAATCCCGGCTACGTCCTCGTGAACAACAAGGACTATCCCGGCATCGCCACCGACTATGAGAAGACCTTCCGCGTGCTGAAGTCCCTGCCCGTAGACCTTTTCCTCGGTGCGCACGGCAGTTACTACGACATGGAAGCCAAGGTGAAGAATCTCGAAGGTGCGGCGACAAATCCGTTCATCGATAAGGAAGGCTACAAGCGGTATGTGGAAGACCGTGAGCAGGCTTTCTTGAAGGAGTGGGAGAAGCAGAAGGCGGCAAAGAAGTGA
- a CDS encoding M56 family metallopeptidase, which produces MNTLMPLFDWMLTASARASVLAVVVLIVQALLRHRVPARWLSALWLPVLVVLLMPVFPESSWSMSSITRLGPVKKMEVPVMKQTTVALPMPPIASGEAARSAPMPWRQILAVVWLTGVVSTVLIGLGSYGHTLRRYKRSRQPLSEGLQREIAGMVREVGLRRVPRVWMSAAVPSPAVTGLLRPVLLLPAQFEQTLTVHEARLVLKHELMHIKRGDLLVNALLCLLLSMHWFNPLLWFAFLKARFDREAACDAQVLGGEGQVERVAYGHTLLKVETSFSHHGLSLGFVGIFQRGAALRSRIRFIAARPNQHPLMKATLSLGIVLLSFLGITQAATPAPDPKALQIYITSKFVEITEQKAGASASALPFGLLEEKGTPGLIGTLTDPQFQVLIRGLSKRKGVDLMAAPSVLTRSGQPARIEVVREFVYPDNKSRQVTENVGVFLELTPKVTREEQITLALAPKVVEFEGFAPAEGASPDSVSVRKVLHPDGTSTLSASDAVRGEVEESTYDAKGALISMTRVPYKKPVFSKREAKADVVLSDGQTVVMELQPRTDKQLVEETDAAGRTIKSETISFQRRCFVFVTANLIDPLGDPPAPKPAGGTEKR; this is translated from the coding sequence ATGAACACCCTCATGCCGCTCTTTGATTGGATGCTCACCGCGAGTGCACGCGCCTCGGTGCTTGCGGTGGTGGTGCTCATCGTCCAGGCGCTGCTGCGGCACCGTGTGCCGGCACGGTGGCTTTCTGCTCTCTGGCTGCCGGTGCTCGTCGTGCTGCTCATGCCGGTGTTTCCGGAAAGTTCGTGGAGTATGAGTTCCATCACGCGTCTTGGCCCGGTGAAGAAGATGGAGGTTCCTGTGATGAAGCAGACCACTGTAGCTCTCCCTATGCCGCCCATCGCTTCGGGAGAAGCCGCCAGGTCGGCGCCCATGCCGTGGAGGCAAATCCTGGCGGTGGTGTGGCTCACTGGTGTGGTGAGCACAGTACTCATCGGCCTGGGCTCTTATGGACACACGCTGCGACGGTACAAGCGCAGTCGTCAGCCATTGAGCGAGGGTTTGCAGCGCGAGATTGCGGGGATGGTTCGAGAAGTGGGGCTGCGTCGTGTTCCGCGTGTCTGGATGTCCGCGGCGGTGCCCAGCCCTGCGGTCACTGGTTTGCTGCGTCCCGTGCTGCTGCTTCCAGCACAGTTCGAGCAGACGCTCACGGTGCACGAGGCTCGTCTGGTCTTGAAACACGAACTCATGCACATAAAGCGTGGCGATCTGCTGGTGAATGCGCTGCTCTGTCTCCTGCTTTCGATGCATTGGTTCAACCCGCTGCTGTGGTTCGCGTTCCTCAAGGCGCGCTTTGATCGCGAAGCTGCTTGTGACGCGCAAGTGCTCGGTGGTGAAGGCCAGGTCGAGCGGGTGGCCTACGGGCACACCTTGCTGAAGGTGGAGACCTCCTTCAGCCATCACGGACTCAGTCTCGGTTTTGTCGGCATCTTCCAGCGCGGCGCTGCCCTGCGCTCCCGCATTCGTTTCATTGCAGCCAGGCCCAATCAGCATCCTCTTATGAAAGCCACTCTCAGCCTCGGCATCGTGCTTTTGAGTTTCCTTGGCATCACCCAGGCCGCGACTCCGGCACCGGATCCGAAAGCTCTCCAGATCTACATCACTTCCAAGTTTGTGGAAATCACCGAACAAAAGGCAGGGGCTTCCGCGAGCGCCCTGCCGTTTGGTCTGCTGGAGGAGAAGGGAACGCCCGGCCTTATCGGCACTCTTACCGATCCTCAATTCCAAGTGCTGATTCGGGGACTCAGCAAGCGGAAAGGCGTGGATCTCATGGCCGCTCCCTCAGTGCTCACAAGATCCGGACAGCCAGCCAGGATTGAAGTGGTGCGTGAGTTCGTTTACCCAGACAACAAGAGCAGACAGGTGACCGAAAACGTGGGTGTCTTTCTCGAACTGACCCCGAAGGTGACTAGGGAGGAGCAGATCACCCTGGCTCTCGCTCCGAAGGTGGTGGAGTTCGAGGGATTTGCCCCTGCCGAAGGTGCAAGCCCGGATTCCGTCTCCGTGAGGAAGGTTCTGCACCCGGATGGCACCAGCACACTGTCTGCGAGCGATGCCGTACGCGGAGAGGTTGAAGAGTCCACCTATGACGCCAAGGGGGCGCTGATCTCCATGACCAGGGTCCCCTACAAGAAGCCTGTCTTCAGCAAGCGTGAAGCCAAGGCTGATGTGGTGCTGAGCGATGGACAAACCGTGGTCATGGAATTGCAGCCGAGAACTGACAAGCAACTCGTGGAAGAAACTGACGCGGCAGGACGGACGATCAAGTCGGAGACTATCTCCTTTCAGAGACGGTGTTTCGTCTTTGTCACTGCAAACCTGATCGACCCTTTGGGTGATCCGCCTGCTCCGAAACCCGCTGGCGGTACCGAGAAGCGGTGA
- a CDS encoding glucan biosynthesis protein has translation MSSTQAQDASAAPPPIRTFLDLEAYAASLAQKPYDPPKHPLDPFFDTLKYDGHRQIRFKADKALYNDVEHSYRIEFFHPGWTAKKTVEFFDIKAGQPAAIPFSKDLFDYGNLKVPEGAKYPDGYAGFRLLAPDTLLNKRFEFMVFMGASYFRAVTTKLGWGLSARGVAINTVGGEPEEFPDFTHFWFVQPKAGEKVFQFYALLNGPSVCGAYQFEVTPGETTMMRVSGSLFLRKKVKLLGLAPFSSMFWYGENTHPKPLDFRPEVHDSDGLLIEQENGTMIWRPLDNGKEMRQSVYSLEGIKGFGLQKRDRNFNHFEDLEARYHERVSVWVDPVEGFGRGKLHLIELATGEETWDNIVTFWEPETQPTATEPLRFAYNLSWLAEKPHDLAKVLATRWGEGVATSEIPNDYLFVVDFSKGKPLPGKAADWVPDTELHITGTAKVLDKRVMINPETGGYRAFFKLDIQPDVKILEMTCDLVDGKKPISERWSYQWKR, from the coding sequence ATGTCGTCAACGCAGGCACAGGACGCCTCCGCTGCTCCTCCGCCTATCCGCACCTTTCTGGACCTGGAGGCTTATGCAGCTTCTCTGGCGCAGAAACCCTACGATCCGCCCAAGCACCCGCTGGATCCTTTTTTCGACACCCTGAAATACGACGGGCATCGCCAGATCCGGTTCAAGGCGGACAAGGCCCTCTACAATGACGTGGAGCACTCCTACCGTATCGAGTTCTTCCACCCCGGCTGGACGGCGAAGAAGACGGTCGAGTTCTTTGACATCAAGGCGGGCCAGCCTGCCGCCATCCCTTTCAGCAAGGACCTCTTCGACTACGGCAACCTGAAGGTGCCTGAGGGCGCCAAGTACCCGGACGGCTATGCTGGCTTCCGTCTGCTGGCACCGGACACGCTGCTGAACAAGCGCTTTGAGTTCATGGTCTTCATGGGTGCCAGCTACTTCCGAGCGGTGACCACGAAGCTGGGCTGGGGCCTCTCCGCCCGTGGCGTGGCCATCAATACTGTGGGTGGCGAGCCTGAGGAGTTCCCAGATTTCACCCACTTCTGGTTCGTGCAGCCGAAGGCCGGTGAGAAGGTGTTCCAGTTCTACGCCCTGCTGAATGGCCCGAGTGTATGCGGCGCCTACCAGTTCGAAGTCACCCCCGGGGAGACGACCATGATGCGCGTGAGCGGCTCGCTCTTCCTGCGCAAGAAGGTGAAGCTGCTGGGCCTGGCCCCCTTCTCCAGCATGTTCTGGTACGGGGAGAACACCCACCCGAAGCCGCTGGACTTCCGCCCCGAGGTGCATGACTCCGACGGTCTGCTGATTGAGCAGGAGAACGGCACCATGATCTGGCGCCCCCTGGACAATGGCAAGGAGATGCGCCAGAGCGTCTACAGCCTGGAGGGCATCAAGGGATTCGGTCTGCAGAAGCGCGACCGTAACTTCAATCATTTCGAAGACCTCGAAGCCCGGTACCATGAGCGCGTGTCTGTGTGGGTGGACCCGGTGGAAGGCTTTGGCCGCGGCAAGCTGCACCTTATCGAACTGGCCACGGGTGAAGAGACCTGGGACAACATCGTGACCTTCTGGGAACCCGAAACCCAACCCACGGCGACCGAGCCGCTGCGCTTCGCCTACAATCTCTCCTGGCTGGCGGAGAAGCCCCACGACCTGGCAAAGGTGCTCGCCACCCGCTGGGGTGAAGGTGTGGCCACGTCGGAGATTCCGAACGACTACCTCTTTGTGGTGGACTTCAGCAAGGGCAAGCCCCTCCCCGGCAAGGCTGCAGACTGGGTGCCTGACACCGAGCTGCACATCACCGGCACAGCGAAGGTGCTCGACAAGCGCGTGATGATCAATCCCGAGACGGGCGGCTACCGTGCCTTCTTCAAGCTGGACATCCAGCCGGACGTGAAGATTCTGGAAATGACCTGCGACCTCGTGGATGGCAAGAAGCCGATCTCCGAACGCTGGTCCTACCAGTGGAAGCGCTGA
- a CDS encoding antibiotic biosynthesis monooxygenase has product MPPITSAMHVTIRRYKIHPGATQQLVDSINEHFVPLIREAPRFVAYYAVDEGDGDVTAISIFEDEASATASNQLASQFVMKHLSALIPFPPKIISGDVVATAMSGEVAA; this is encoded by the coding sequence ATGCCTCCAATCACGTCGGCCATGCACGTCACGATTCGGCGCTACAAGATCCATCCGGGTGCCACGCAGCAACTGGTGGATTCCATCAACGAGCACTTTGTGCCGCTGATCCGGGAGGCTCCGCGCTTTGTAGCCTACTACGCGGTCGACGAGGGTGACGGGGATGTGACGGCCATCAGCATCTTCGAGGATGAAGCCAGCGCCACCGCTTCCAACCAACTGGCTTCCCAGTTTGTGATGAAGCACCTCTCCGCGCTGATTCCCTTCCCGCCGAAAATCATCTCCGGCGATGTGGTTGCCACGGCGATGTCGGGTGAAGTGGCGGCGTAA